The region CACAATGCAATGAAATAAGACAATCAACTAAATTTATTGGCAAAGTAGTATGGATTCAGGCAAGCAGATAGTATTTTTCAAAGTAGTTTCATTCTCAAGGAGAAAAATATAAAACGTGGCAGAAAATTCATATAAGGTCTGCTTCATCTTCTTAGGTTTGTATAACATCAAGTTTGATAATACTAATTAACTTTCAGTATTGAACTTCCAAGAATTAGGCTAACATAACAAGAAATTAAAGAAATATAGAAGCAGGAGAGCAATAGGACCATGGTAGTGAATATGCGGAGATATATACAACCATCGACCACAATGCACAATCAATCTAGTAGGGCGTCAATGAGAAAGAAAAGCGTCACAAAAAGCaaaaactagttgcgacaagaAGGAGGTGTTGTGTTGCAGATGGATTTTGCACCAGATCTAGCATACTCTATAAATACACTCTCTGTCTCAAAAAAtttgtcttacatttgtctagatactgatgtacctaatactaaaatgTAACTTCATACATCTGTATTTGGACAAATCTAATacaagtattttgggacggagggagtataagcaaGTTTAATTACTTCTTAGTCCAAGGTCATACTTCCATGCATTCTATCCTTATTGTCTTGCTTCAACATCTCCACTAGCCTCCCCAGGAAGGCCCCCAAGAGTACTTTTTCGTTGCCGGCGGCCAAAAATTTACCCACTCGCGCCCCCACGACCTCAAATATCGTCGGATTTGGGCAAAAATGCGCCGGCGCTACCACCCCAAACCCAGGATCCCGAGGGGCAGCTGGGGAGGCCGGCGCTACCTTTTTGCCTCGTCTGGCCCACCTGCAGCCAcatctctctcttcccccgtcgctttCTCCGTCCCCACCTTCCCTCCCGTCCAACACTGCTGCCTTCGCTGGCGTCCGCCGCCTCCCCGCACCATGGCCTCGTCTCCGGCCATCGCGCCCGCCCCCGCGCCGCTCCTCTGCACCGCGCCCGATGCGCCCCGGCACCGCACGCTTGCGTGCGCGCGTCCATGGCGGAGCTGCCTGATAGGAGGAGATGGACGAGGCGCGGAGGCGCGGCGAAGGAGTGCGCGCACGCCGGCTGGCAATGGAGCGGACGCGGCGACTTGAAGGGGCCGCCCCGACAGCTCGAATGCCACGGCGACGGAGGCCGAGCGACTCGAAGCCAGGTCAGCTCGCAGGTGGAGCAGAGCATAGGCGAGGAAAACGACTGAGGCGGCTCACGGGTAAGCGGGCGGCGGAGCCACCAGCGCGGGCGTCGCAGGTGCTTGGACGCCGGAGAGAATCCGGGCGCGGCCGAAACGAGGAGGCGCGGGCGAGCGCAAGGCGCACCCTTGGGTCGACGAGGCCCGACTGCGGAGATGCGCGGCCGTGGAGTGGGGAGGGACTTGCCGGTCGCCGCTCGTCTCCAAGCTCGCGCTGACACCGAGGGAAGGGGGGCACGCTGGACGGCGGCGAGCGGCGCcatggcgagggcggcgagcagcaGGAGGGCCGCGAGATATGGCTAGGGCGTGCGGACGAGTGGATAAGTGCCTGGGGGGCCAACGAGTGGACATTTTCTCGTTTCCAGGACAAAATTTTCACCGGCAGCCCCCCAGGCGGCGAAAAAATGCCTCCTGGGGtgctcaacggctggagatgctctaatggttCTATCTCTAACATTCTTAATTTCTTGTGGTGTCTTTGGAAGGCTAGAAATGATTTTCTTTTTGACAGGAAAAAGGCTCTTCCTCATCATATGCACATTGCTACTATGGCCTTGTCCTCTGATTCTTATAATGACTTGCCTCATTTCTCTAAGATGCATGTGATGCCACAAGTTCTTTCTCCTCCCGATCATCTTCCTACGCAGGGTCAAACTCTTAAGTCGGATTTGCTCATTACGGGGCCCAAAATATTTTCTGACGCTGCTTTCAGAAGTTCAAAAGTTCCTGGTCTATTACAGGGAGCAGTTGCTACTGGAATAGGGGTCTATCTTGTTTTGCCTCAAGATCATTTTGAAATCAATATGCAAATTCAAGCATCAGCTCTTCCCACTACTTCTCATCTGCATGCAGAAGCTCTGGCTCTTTCTTTTGCAGCTCAAGTGGCTAGTAAGCTCAATATTCTTCAGCCAACCTTTCTCATGGATTGCCTTTCTTTATCTTCGGTGGCTGCTACCAGTAAGATTGTGGAATCTACCACCCCTTGGAGCATCAGGAAGCCTTTGGCTAATTTCTTCAAGCATGCTAACAGCTTGCAACCTCGAGTGTTTCACATTTCTAGGGAAATTAATGGCATAGCACACAATGTAGCTCATCAGGTTCTTCATTCGAGGGTTGAACCTCAAGTTTGTTGTTACGCATCAGCTCATAGACATAGTTCCTGTCCTGTGGTGTCTCTTCTCTCAAATTTTCAGGTTCAGGAGTTTGTAATTCACGCTGTACATTGTTTTTTAGCTGAAATGAATTTGGCGCTTCGAGCGCCTTTTGTTGTTCAAAAATAATAATTTACTTCACGCGTGTTAGCAAAATCCGGTTGCTTGTTTTTTTATAGCTTACCAAGCTTGTCGTCGGGTAAATCAGTACAGATCCATCTTCTTTCACACTGTCATAATTTGTATCTAGAAAATTATATTAGTTTTGTTTGGCGTGAAAATTACTTTTTTTTAATATTTCGTATATCCATGTACTACAAATATGCAATATCGCATAGTATGGTGGTGATAACTTGTCTCAAAATAAAAGAATGAAATTTGCTCCTCCCATCCcatgagaaagaaagaaaaaagcacAAGACCTCTTCTGCCTCCTCACGTCTCTCTCCATCCATCTGGGGCGATTTGATTATTTGCCATCACTTACTTTGAACTTTGACATTTTGCCACTCATTACATTGAAATTGATCTGGCGACACTTCTTAGTTTGTGCTTTGATTTTTTGCCACTTTTCAACACAAAAACAATCTTTGTAAATGACAGACAAAATAAATGCACAAAACAGAGGACAAAACTACCCTATTGCCTGTTTGACTGAAACATGGCACAGCCTCCTCCCCTATCGGGATGAACTAACTCATaacacagccgccgccgccgccgcccctgctgcCCCGCCGATGTTGCCCTGATGCCCCGCCGCTGTCGACCCTGCTGCTCCCCGACAGCCCCTGCTGGCCCGCCGATGTTGCCCTGATGCCCCGCCGCTGTCGACCCTGCTGCTCCCCGACAGCCCCTGCTGGCCCGCCGCCGTCGCTCCTGGTCCCGGGTGACCCTTGCAGGGAGCCGATTTTGTAGAAACGGCAAAAACAGAGAGGGGGAAGTGGAGGAGTGCAGGTGCAAGATGCTTATCGGTTGAGTCCAGCCCACATGGTCCCATCGACGCCGCCGGCCTGTGCGGTGATGCCGGCGGCCCTGAACCACGCGTAGCCGAGCGCACTGCAGTGGCTAGGAAGCCGGAACGGCGCCGGTGAGTGTTCCAGGCTGCCGACTCGTTGAGCCAATTCCACCCGCGTCCCCCTGCTACTCAGTTCGCTCCTGACTCCCCGCCTAGTGGTACAGCATCTGTTGCTGGTCGTCGCTACCGCACGTAGTGTTGTTGGTCCTTCTCTCGCCCCTTGCCTTCGCACTGGCCGGCCGCGTAGACTCCTGTGCTCTGAATGAACAGCAACTGATGCGATGCCATGCATAATCCCCGGCGCTTGGAGCGAGAGCAATCACTGATGTGTATTAGCGTTACAAAATCCCTCGTTTGCTAGTTGTTACCATGGAAGAATTTACCAGCTGCTTGCATGCTCGCCATGCTCCCATGGAATAATCAATATAGCAGTTATGCGCCGGCGACGGGAATGAACGAACAGGAAGAGCTCGTCTCACGTCTGTCTGCTCGGTCATTCAAGAACATGGGCAAATTCGAGATTTCACGCGGGAGAGGGCAAATCCTCAAAGTTCCAACTAAGAAGTGGCAAAATAGCAATTGCAAAGTAGACAGTGGCAAATTGTTAAAGTCCGAAGTAAGTGGTGGCAAGAAATCAAAATCCCCATCCATCTGCAGCCACCGACGCAGACTCCACTATCCAATGCATCCACCATCCAATGAACCACCAAATCGAAGCTGACGATCGATTTCAGCGGCACGACGGAGGAGGGAATCGAGGAGGAGTTCGGGGGTAGTCGGATCCATCGACCTGCCCGCGCGGCGGAGGTCCCTTCCAGTTCCAGATCGACGGCCACAGGCGGGAGGTGGGGGGAGCAAAGCGCAAGAGCAGCCGCGACCTTGAAACAGGAGGCCGCCGCCTGGGGCGCATATCGGCTCCATTGGTCCTAGCAAGCTAGGGTTTCAGTCAGTCAGTCGGGACCATGGAGTCGCCGCCGCCCAAGCGCAACGTCGGCCACGGCGGCGAGGACGGGATCAGCGCGCTCCCCGACCACCTCCTCCTCGACATCCTCGAGCGCCTCGACCTGCGCGAGGTGGTCTGCGCCGGCGCGCTCTCCACGCGGTGGCGGCACCTCCCCGGCCACCTCTCGCGCGTGCACCTCGACGCCGGTCACTTCCGCGGCGCCACGCCGCTCGAGGTCATGGACGCGTTCACGGGCGCGGCGCGGGCCTTGCTCACTCGGGTTCCTCCCGCCGAGGGCGTGTGCGAGAGTGGTGCCCTCAAGGTGCTCGTCCTCAGCTTCTACATGTCTTTCCCTCACCTGAGCTCCATAGGCCGCCTAGTCGAGGGCATCGTGAGCTTGGGCAACACCGAATGGCTTGAGTTTTGCATATCCCTGCCACCCACCGAGCCGCTGGGCAGCGCCATCGAGATTGGGCAGGAGTTCATGGCCTTCTCCCGTGCCTACCCAGTCGCCTTCTCATGGCTCACGACGCTTACGCTCGAATATCATGCTTTTGGACATTCGGGCATCACTGACCTCATTCGCACTTGCGGTAGGCTCAGGCACCTCAAGCTGAGAGTCTGCAGACTGCTTGACCTGCACTCCACGCTCAAGATTGATGTGCCGTGCTCTCAGCTCCAGGAGCTCGAGTTCATCGGATTTGGATGCACGCGGATCGAGCTCGTCTCTGTCCCGAAGCTTAGGCAAGTGGAGTGCTATCGTTGGCTCTTCAAGAACACTCCAGTGCGCTTCGGCTACGTTCCTGAGCTTCGCGGTTTAGTACTCTCTTCTAAAGCTAAGGCATGGCAAGAGCCATTCGCACTGAGCGAGTGCCTGTCAACGAGTACCGTTGCCAGGAACCTGTCAAAACTGACTCTGTGTTTTGGGTACCAAATGGTAAACTTAATTTTTGCGCACCACTTAAATATAAATCTTCTCCATCTTCATACCATGTGTTCTTCTCTACCAGTTTCAGTTGTGCATGTATGTTCTTGCTGCAGATTTGGATTCAGCCAGAATCTCCG is a window of Triticum dicoccoides isolate Atlit2015 ecotype Zavitan chromosome 2B, WEW_v2.0, whole genome shotgun sequence DNA encoding:
- the LOC119361504 gene encoding uncharacterized protein LOC119361504, with protein sequence MESPPPKRNVGHGGEDGISALPDHLLLDILERLDLREVVCAGALSTRWRHLPGHLSRVHLDAGHFRGATPLEVMDAFTGAARALLTRVPPAEGVCESGALKVLVLSFYMSFPHLSSIGRLVEGIVSLGNTEWLEFCISLPPTEPLGSAIEIGQEFMAFSRAYPVAFSWLTTLTLEYHAFGHSGITDLIRTCGRLRHLKLRVCRLLDLHSTLKIDVPCSQLQELEFIGFGCTRIELVSVPKLRQVECYRWLFKNTPVRFGYVPELRGLVLSSKAKAWQEPFALSECLSTSTVARNLSKLTLCFGYQMIWIQPESPKQLVAMFRNLTSVRLFRIFRECDLSWTLFILEAAPALHDMTVSLSRHSCVKTPEKSAEKTNVVWEPSKDLKHLNLKVLQIYGCEDEDKVRNYIRLVMERAVGLFIIQLYGESPCMYCDATNLERSDAEKTSRRWIKEQLTYGSSSSVEIIIC